A region from the Nocardioides coralli genome encodes:
- a CDS encoding sensor histidine kinase: MSTTAPERVRPAWWPRRPPHVDIAIALVFVALGLAELVGVEPIRSPVEHALTAALPLGVLAWRRQFPVAVTAVIVAVQLAVDRELQFTIVLTLVLCLSTVGFEARPPRSYVGLAIALTPFLVVSAAENGFLPSDYAAAGVFIVGPWLVGSYLRRRTELDRAAVAAAEQRARDQERRAAEAAEQERSRIARELHDIVSHSISVITIQAQAVRRRLGDEHPDEVADLVRMETAAREAMAEMRRLFGVLRSDKEAADLAPQPGVSELDTLVAGVPTDGPTVELHTEGESQLLPPGLDLAAYRVAQEGLTNALRHAAASRVVLTLRYEPDSLTVEVVDDGRGDARSGTPGHGLIGVRERAALYGGTVDLTDVPAGGTRLRVRLPMTPTPGGGRST, encoded by the coding sequence GTGTCGACGACTGCGCCCGAACGGGTGCGCCCCGCGTGGTGGCCGCGCCGGCCCCCGCACGTCGACATCGCCATCGCCCTGGTCTTCGTCGCCCTCGGTCTCGCCGAGCTCGTCGGCGTCGAGCCGATCCGCTCCCCGGTCGAGCACGCGCTGACCGCCGCCCTCCCCCTGGGTGTGCTGGCCTGGCGGCGCCAGTTCCCGGTGGCCGTCACGGCAGTGATCGTCGCGGTCCAGCTGGCGGTCGACCGCGAGCTCCAGTTCACGATCGTCCTCACGCTCGTGCTCTGCCTGTCCACCGTCGGCTTCGAGGCCCGCCCGCCCCGCTCCTACGTCGGGCTCGCCATCGCCCTGACGCCGTTCCTGGTGGTCTCGGCCGCCGAGAACGGGTTCCTCCCCAGCGACTACGCCGCCGCGGGGGTCTTCATCGTCGGGCCGTGGCTGGTCGGCAGCTACCTGCGGCGCAGGACCGAGCTCGACCGGGCCGCGGTCGCCGCCGCGGAGCAGCGCGCGCGTGACCAGGAGCGACGAGCCGCCGAGGCGGCCGAGCAGGAGCGCAGCCGGATCGCCCGTGAGCTGCACGACATCGTGTCCCACTCGATCAGCGTCATCACGATCCAGGCACAGGCCGTCCGCCGGCGGCTGGGCGACGAGCACCCCGACGAGGTCGCCGACCTGGTCCGGATGGAGACCGCAGCCCGGGAGGCGATGGCGGAGATGCGGCGGCTCTTCGGCGTCCTGCGCAGCGATAAGGAAGCCGCGGACCTCGCGCCGCAGCCGGGTGTCTCCGAGCTCGACACGCTGGTGGCAGGCGTGCCCACGGACGGTCCGACCGTCGAGCTGCACACCGAGGGCGAGTCGCAGCTGCTGCCGCCCGGCCTGGACCTCGCGGCCTACCGCGTCGCGCAGGAGGGGCTCACCAACGCGCTGCGCCACGCAGCCGCCTCGCGGGTGGTGCTCACGCTGCGCTACGAGCCCGACAGCCTCACCGTCGAGGTCGTCGACGACGGCCGCGGAGACGCCAGGTCCGGCACACCCGGCCACGGCCTGATCGGGGTGCGCGAGCGTGCCGCCCTCTACGGCGGCACGGTCGACCTGACGGACGTGCCCGCGGGCGGCACCCGGCTGCGCGTCCGGCTGCCGATGACGCCGACGCCGGGTGGAGGGAGGTCGACGTGA
- a CDS encoding fasciclin domain-containing protein encodes MPVTTHSLRRLVVAATGAALAMTAVVAPPAAAKHQQLGDRSLAEVLTSDGNRFDRNPRDFDILTEAVLAVLDAKPNSPVKVLTDGSTPLTAFIPNDFSFKVLAYDLTKRWYRSERRAFQAIANKVGIDAIESVLLYHVIPGATITSKQALKSDGAELATALSGATVEVDVRSKRWKIVRLRDNDPNDVDPFLIRRGLDINKGNKQIAHAILFVLRPLDL; translated from the coding sequence ATGCCCGTCACGACCCACAGCCTGCGACGACTCGTCGTCGCCGCGACCGGGGCCGCGCTGGCGATGACAGCGGTCGTCGCACCACCGGCCGCAGCCAAACACCAGCAGCTGGGTGACCGGAGCCTGGCGGAGGTCCTGACCTCCGACGGGAACCGTTTCGACCGCAACCCGCGGGACTTCGACATCCTGACCGAGGCCGTCCTCGCGGTCCTCGACGCGAAGCCGAACTCGCCGGTCAAGGTCCTGACCGACGGCAGCACCCCGCTGACGGCGTTCATCCCCAACGACTTCTCGTTCAAGGTGCTGGCCTACGACCTGACGAAGCGCTGGTACCGCTCCGAGCGGCGCGCCTTCCAGGCCATCGCCAACAAGGTCGGCATCGACGCCATCGAGTCGGTGCTCCTCTACCACGTCATCCCGGGGGCCACCATCACCTCCAAGCAGGCGCTCAAGTCCGACGGTGCCGAGCTGGCCACCGCGCTGTCCGGCGCCACGGTCGAGGTCGACGTGCGGTCGAAGCGGTGGAAGATCGTGCGGCTGCGCGACAACGACCCCAACGACGTGGACCCGTTCCTCATCCGGCGCGGGCTCGACATCAACAAGGGCAACAAGCAGATCGCCCACGCGATCCTCTTCGTGCTCCGGCCGCTCGACCTCTGA
- a CDS encoding acetyl-CoA C-acetyltransferase: MTDRTEIVVCAPVRTPVGRFGGVLAPLTAVDLASATLRELVRRTGLGEGDVDDVVLGHAYPSGENPAIGRIAALDAGLGTGVPGLQLDRRCGSGLQAVLHAAGQVGSGMARLVVAGGVESMSNVEHYALGLRTGVRQGGLALVDRLDRARETAGGRDHPVPGGMLETAENLRRDYGIGREEQDELALRSQQRAGAAQEEGRFAEELVPLTVPGHRGARDTVVDRDEHPRPDTTAEQLAALRPVRLRLDPESTVTAGNASGQNDGAAMCVVTTREHAERLGLRPLLALRAWALAGVGPEVMGIGPVPATAAALERAGLTMADLDLVELNEAFAAQVLACLREWHLDGTDERLNPNGSGISLGHPVGATGARILATLAHELHRREGRYALETMCIGGGQGLAAVFERVA; encoded by the coding sequence ATGACCGACAGGACCGAGATCGTCGTCTGTGCTCCGGTGCGCACCCCGGTCGGGCGCTTCGGCGGAGTCCTCGCCCCGCTCACGGCCGTCGACCTGGCCAGCGCCACCCTGCGCGAGCTGGTGCGGCGTACCGGCCTGGGGGAGGGGGACGTCGACGACGTCGTCCTGGGGCACGCCTACCCCAGTGGCGAGAATCCCGCCATCGGCCGGATCGCGGCCCTCGACGCGGGGCTCGGCACCGGAGTGCCCGGGCTGCAGCTCGACCGGCGCTGCGGGTCCGGCCTGCAGGCGGTGCTGCACGCCGCCGGGCAGGTCGGCAGCGGGATGGCGCGGCTCGTCGTGGCCGGCGGGGTGGAGTCGATGTCGAACGTCGAGCACTACGCCCTCGGCCTGCGCACCGGCGTACGACAGGGCGGGCTGGCACTCGTGGACCGGCTCGACCGGGCGCGGGAGACCGCCGGCGGCCGCGACCACCCGGTCCCCGGCGGCATGCTCGAGACGGCCGAGAACCTGCGGCGCGACTACGGCATCGGCCGCGAGGAGCAGGACGAGCTGGCGCTCCGCAGCCAGCAGCGGGCGGGCGCCGCCCAGGAGGAGGGCCGGTTCGCCGAGGAGCTGGTGCCCCTCACGGTGCCCGGCCACCGCGGTGCCCGCGACACGGTCGTGGACAGGGACGAGCACCCACGCCCCGACACCACGGCCGAGCAGCTGGCGGCGCTCCGGCCCGTGCGGTTGCGGCTCGACCCGGAGTCGACGGTCACCGCCGGCAACGCCAGCGGCCAGAACGACGGCGCGGCAATGTGCGTGGTGACCACCCGCGAGCACGCCGAGCGGCTCGGGCTGCGGCCCCTGCTCGCGCTGCGGGCCTGGGCCCTCGCCGGGGTCGGCCCCGAGGTGATGGGCATCGGCCCGGTCCCGGCCACCGCGGCCGCGCTGGAGCGTGCGGGCCTGACGATGGCCGACCTCGACCTGGTCGAGCTCAACGAGGCCTTCGCCGCGCAGGTGCTGGCGTGCCTGCGGGAGTGGCACCTGGACGGGACCGACGAGCGGCTCAACCCCAACGGCTCCGGCATCTCGCTGGGCCACCCGGTCGGTGCGACCGGTGCGCGGATCCTCGCAACCCTGGCCCACGAGCTCCACCGACGCGAAGGCCGCTACGCCCTCGAGACGATGTGCATCGGCGGCGGCCAGGGCCTGGCCGCGGTCTTCGAGCGCGTGGCCTGA
- a CDS encoding dolichyl-phosphate-mannose--protein mannosyltransferase: protein MSAPTAERPLTGLSRTAGGRDVPLARDRAVAHPPEEDRLLSWSAAIAVALLALLLRLRDLGTPDEFAFDETYYAKDGWSLVNHGYVLEYVDDANRRILTGDTTGLWRDEPSMIVHPEVGKWLIGLGELLLGLGPAAWRVPSLVVGCLMVLVMVRLVRRLTGSTLWGCVAGLLLTFDGLHFVLSRLALLDIFVAFFTLCAVHCVVADRDWFRRRLAGLVPDGIGSGWGPVRGLLWRPWLLTGGVCFGLAVGSKWVALYVLAGFGVLSWLWSAGARRSFGVRWPVLRSAVVDGVPAFVHLVLVGFVVYVATWTGWLVNAEEYERALSDTQYTQHDGGEPWPTRDEPDASGVGEVVQSLRSLAYYHRDVYVFHTHFLDDSDHSYESLPLGWLLVNKGVGVNAETDIQPGKQGCDAPEGSDCLRQVLLIGTPALWWGSCLALLASAALWVGRRDWRFGVPVVGTAITWLPWLANDDRPIFFFYAVMTLPFLVIASTLVMAQLVGTARSPGPRRTAGVVVAGSFFLLVLVNFVWFWPIWTNELLTHADWLDRIWFSRWI, encoded by the coding sequence ATGAGCGCGCCCACCGCCGAGCGGCCCCTCACCGGCCTCTCGCGGACGGCCGGCGGGCGCGACGTACCCCTCGCGCGCGACCGCGCCGTGGCTCACCCGCCCGAGGAGGACCGGCTGCTGTCGTGGAGTGCCGCGATCGCGGTGGCGCTCCTGGCGCTGCTGCTGCGGCTGCGCGACCTCGGCACGCCCGACGAGTTCGCCTTCGACGAGACCTACTACGCCAAGGACGGCTGGTCGCTGGTCAACCACGGCTACGTCCTGGAGTACGTCGACGACGCGAACCGGCGGATCCTCACGGGTGACACCACCGGCCTCTGGCGCGACGAGCCGTCGATGATCGTCCACCCCGAGGTCGGCAAGTGGCTGATCGGTCTCGGCGAGCTGCTGCTGGGCCTGGGCCCGGCGGCCTGGCGGGTGCCGTCGCTCGTGGTGGGCTGCCTGATGGTGCTGGTCATGGTCCGTCTCGTGCGCAGGCTGACGGGCTCGACCCTGTGGGGCTGTGTGGCGGGCCTTCTCCTCACCTTCGACGGCCTGCACTTCGTGCTGTCGCGGCTCGCGCTGCTCGACATCTTCGTCGCCTTCTTCACCCTGTGCGCGGTGCACTGCGTCGTCGCCGACCGCGACTGGTTCCGCCGACGACTGGCGGGGCTGGTCCCTGACGGGATCGGCAGCGGCTGGGGGCCGGTGCGGGGCCTGCTGTGGCGGCCGTGGCTGCTGACCGGCGGTGTCTGCTTCGGCCTCGCCGTCGGCAGCAAGTGGGTCGCGCTCTACGTCCTGGCCGGGTTCGGGGTGCTGAGCTGGCTGTGGAGCGCCGGCGCCCGCCGCTCGTTCGGGGTGCGGTGGCCGGTGCTGCGGTCGGCGGTGGTGGACGGCGTGCCGGCGTTCGTCCACCTGGTGCTGGTCGGGTTCGTCGTCTACGTGGCGACGTGGACCGGCTGGCTGGTCAACGCTGAGGAGTACGAGCGGGCGCTGTCGGACACCCAGTACACCCAGCACGACGGCGGCGAACCGTGGCCCACGCGCGACGAGCCCGACGCCTCCGGGGTGGGCGAGGTGGTGCAGTCGCTGCGGTCGCTGGCCTACTACCACCGCGACGTCTACGTCTTCCACACCCACTTCCTCGACGACTCCGACCACAGCTACGAGTCCCTCCCCCTGGGCTGGCTGCTGGTCAACAAGGGCGTGGGCGTCAACGCGGAGACCGACATCCAGCCCGGCAAGCAGGGGTGCGACGCGCCGGAGGGGTCCGACTGCCTGCGGCAGGTGCTGCTGATCGGGACACCCGCGCTGTGGTGGGGCTCGTGCCTGGCCCTGCTCGCGTCCGCCGCACTGTGGGTGGGGCGACGCGACTGGCGCTTCGGGGTCCCGGTGGTCGGCACCGCGATCACCTGGCTGCCGTGGCTCGCCAACGACGACCGGCCGATCTTCTTCTTCTACGCCGTGATGACGCTGCCGTTCCTGGTGATCGCCTCGACGCTGGTGATGGCGCAGCTGGTCGGCACGGCACGCTCGCCCGGTCCCCGGCGTACGGCGGGGGTCGTGGTGGCGGGCTCGTTCTTCCTGCTGGTGCTGGTGAACTTCGTGTGGTTCTGGCCGATCTGGACCAACGAGCTGCTGACCCACGCCGACTGGCTCGACCGGATCTGGTTCAGCCGCTGGATCTAG
- the rsmI gene encoding 16S rRNA (cytidine(1402)-2'-O)-methyltransferase: MTGTLVLAATPIGRVEDAPPRLAAELRDADVVAAEDTRRLRRLCRDLAVEPAGRVVSYFEGNEAARTPALVESLLGGERVLLVTDAGMPSVSDPGYRLVAAAVAAGVDVTAVPGPSAVLTALAVSGLPVDRFCFEGFLPRKAGERARRLAGLASEERTLVFFEAPHRTEAALAALAEAFGGDRSAAVCRELTKTHEEVRRGPLAELVTWAAAGVRGEVTIVVTGADPTASAPTDPAGYREAVAEREAAGTPRKEAILEVARAAGVPKREVYDAVHRPS, translated from the coding sequence ATGACCGGCACGCTCGTCCTGGCAGCGACCCCCATCGGCCGGGTCGAGGACGCACCGCCCCGGCTGGCGGCCGAGCTGCGCGACGCCGACGTCGTGGCGGCCGAGGACACCCGCCGGCTGCGCCGCCTCTGCCGTGACCTGGCCGTGGAGCCCGCAGGCCGCGTCGTCTCCTACTTCGAGGGCAACGAGGCAGCCCGCACGCCGGCCCTCGTCGAGTCGCTGCTCGGCGGCGAGCGCGTGCTGCTGGTGACCGACGCCGGGATGCCGAGCGTCTCCGACCCGGGCTACCGGCTGGTGGCTGCCGCGGTCGCGGCCGGGGTGGACGTCACGGCCGTGCCCGGCCCCTCGGCCGTGCTGACCGCGCTCGCCGTCTCGGGGCTGCCCGTCGACCGGTTCTGCTTCGAGGGGTTCCTGCCCCGCAAGGCCGGCGAGCGAGCCCGGCGCCTGGCGGGGCTGGCGAGCGAGGAGCGGACGCTGGTCTTCTTCGAGGCGCCCCACCGGACCGAGGCAGCGCTGGCCGCACTCGCGGAGGCCTTCGGCGGCGACCGGTCGGCCGCGGTGTGCCGCGAGCTGACCAAGACCCACGAGGAGGTACGCCGGGGGCCGCTGGCGGAGCTGGTGACGTGGGCCGCGGCCGGCGTGCGGGGCGAGGTCACCATCGTGGTCACCGGTGCCGATCCCACCGCCTCGGCCCCCACCGACCCCGCGGGCTACCGCGAGGCGGTGGCCGAGCGCGAGGCTGCGGGCACCCCCCGCAAGGAGGCGATCCTCGAGGTCGCCCGCGCCGCCGGCGTACCCAAGCGCGAGGTCTACGACGCGGTCCACCGACCCTCCTAG
- a CDS encoding TatD family hydrolase — MTDGPTRQRAAHEERSGARRDRERPPAPEPLPHPVVDNHCHLDIADGDWLPLAEAIAAARAVNVGRIVQIGCDLPGARWAVEAAAGHDELVAGVGLHPNEAPRLAAAGELDAALAEVERLALTHDKVRAVGETGLDHFRTGEDGRAAQEESFRRHIDLAKRLEKTLVIHDRDAHDDVLRVIDSEGPPERWVMHCFSGDAELARQCLDRGAHLSFAGTVTFKNAQPLRNALVVTPADRLLVETDAPYLTPVPFRGRPNASYLVPHTVRAMAEVRGDDLAELCAAIDAATETAFGGAW, encoded by the coding sequence ATGACGGACGGACCGACCCGGCAGCGCGCCGCGCATGAGGAGCGGTCCGGTGCGCGCCGGGACCGGGAGCGCCCCCCGGCCCCGGAGCCGCTCCCGCACCCGGTGGTCGACAACCACTGCCACCTCGACATCGCCGACGGCGACTGGCTCCCCCTCGCGGAGGCCATCGCAGCCGCCCGCGCCGTCAACGTCGGGCGGATCGTGCAGATCGGGTGTGACCTGCCGGGCGCCCGCTGGGCGGTCGAGGCGGCCGCCGGGCACGACGAGCTGGTCGCCGGGGTCGGGCTGCACCCCAACGAGGCGCCGCGGCTGGCCGCTGCCGGCGAGCTCGACGCAGCGCTGGCCGAGGTCGAGCGGCTCGCGCTGACCCACGACAAGGTCCGCGCGGTGGGGGAGACCGGCCTCGACCACTTCCGCACCGGCGAGGACGGCCGGGCGGCGCAGGAGGAGAGCTTCCGGCGGCACATCGACCTCGCCAAGCGGCTCGAGAAGACGCTGGTGATCCACGACCGCGACGCCCACGACGACGTGCTGCGCGTCATCGACAGCGAGGGCCCACCCGAGCGCTGGGTGATGCACTGCTTCTCCGGCGACGCCGAGCTCGCCCGGCAGTGCCTCGACCGGGGCGCCCACCTCAGCTTCGCCGGCACCGTCACCTTCAAGAACGCCCAGCCGCTGCGCAACGCGCTCGTGGTCACCCCCGCCGACCGGCTCCTCGTTGAGACCGACGCCCCCTACCTCACCCCGGTGCCGTTCCGAGGCCGGCCCAACGCCTCCTACCTGGTGCCCCACACGGTGCGGGCGATGGCGGAGGTCCGCGGTGACGACCTCGCCGAGCTGTGTGCGGCCATCGACGCCGCCACCGAGACCGCCTTCGGCGGTGCCTGGTAG
- a CDS encoding resuscitation-promoting factor yields the protein MQPPSSIARLINSKAVLVGLVTAVVLALAGTTYGYSTLSKDVTLSLDGESQQVSALGGTVGDVLESEGIEVGEHDQVAPSLDEEVSDGDAISVRFGRPLTLEVDGESTTHWVTSTDVAGALSEIGRRFAGASLSVSRGGSIDRDGMTLEVVTEKKLKVKIADKKVVTRKVAALNARDALKQLGVEIDKHDKISPRPKQELENGDKIVFTDFRVVTKRIKREAVEHATVEREDSSMFEGETKVVRAGQDGARDVTYRITYRNGEIVARKVLRAKVLDAPVEEVVRVGTKEEPTANFASGSSVWDRLAQCESGGNWAINTGNGYYGGLQFNIDTWRAYGGTGYPHQQSRETQIAVATRLRDANGGYGAWPHCSQQLGLPQ from the coding sequence GTGCAGCCCCCCAGCTCCATCGCCCGCCTGATCAACAGCAAGGCCGTCCTCGTCGGACTGGTCACCGCCGTCGTCCTGGCCCTCGCCGGGACCACCTACGGCTACAGCACCCTCAGCAAGGACGTCACCCTCTCCCTCGACGGGGAGTCGCAGCAGGTGTCCGCCCTCGGCGGCACCGTCGGCGACGTCCTCGAGTCCGAGGGCATCGAGGTCGGCGAGCACGACCAGGTCGCCCCCAGCCTCGACGAGGAGGTCTCCGACGGCGACGCGATCAGCGTCCGCTTCGGCCGGCCGCTGACGCTCGAGGTCGACGGCGAGTCCACGACCCACTGGGTGACCTCGACCGACGTCGCCGGTGCCCTCTCCGAGATCGGCCGCCGCTTCGCCGGCGCGTCCCTCTCGGTCTCGCGAGGCGGCAGCATCGACCGCGACGGCATGACCCTCGAGGTCGTCACCGAGAAGAAGCTCAAGGTCAAGATCGCGGACAAGAAGGTCGTCACCCGCAAGGTGGCCGCCCTCAACGCCCGCGACGCCTTGAAGCAGCTCGGCGTCGAGATCGACAAGCACGACAAGATCAGCCCCCGGCCGAAGCAGGAGCTGGAGAACGGCGACAAGATCGTCTTCACCGACTTCCGCGTGGTCACCAAGCGGATCAAGCGTGAGGCCGTCGAGCACGCCACCGTCGAGCGCGAGGACTCCTCGATGTTCGAGGGCGAGACGAAGGTCGTCCGGGCCGGCCAGGACGGCGCCCGCGACGTCACCTACCGGATCACCTACCGCAACGGCGAGATCGTCGCCCGCAAGGTGCTGCGCGCGAAGGTCCTCGACGCCCCCGTCGAGGAGGTCGTGCGGGTCGGCACCAAGGAGGAGCCGACCGCCAACTTCGCCTCCGGCAGCTCCGTGTGGGACCGGCTCGCGCAGTGCGAGTCCGGCGGCAACTGGGCCATCAACACCGGCAACGGCTACTACGGCGGCCTCCAGTTCAACATCGACACCTGGCGTGCCTACGGCGGCACCGGCTACCCGCACCAGCAGTCGCGGGAGACGCAGATCGCCGTCGCCACCCGACTGCGTGACGCCAACGGCGGCTACGGGGCCTGGCCGCACTGCTCGCAGCAGCTCGGTCTGCCGCAGTGA
- the rsmA gene encoding 16S rRNA (adenine(1518)-N(6)/adenine(1519)-N(6))-dimethyltransferase RsmA, translating to MTSSAGPRLLGPAEVRSLAAELDLRPTKQRGQNFVIDPNTVRRIVRDSAITGDDVVVEVGPGLGSLTLALLEVAARVVAIEVDPVLASRLPATVAEYAPERVDRFELVLADAMRVDDVPGPPPTALVANLPYNVSVPVLLHLLALLPSLQHGLVMVQSEVADRLAAAPGSRTYGVPSVKAAWYADVRRAGAIGRTVFWPAPNVDSGLVAWTRREPPTTAVSRERVFAVVDAAFAQRRKALRGALRGVAGSGEAATAALERAGIDPLARGESLTIEDFVRIAEALS from the coding sequence ATGACGTCTTCCGCCGGCCCGAGGCTCCTCGGGCCGGCGGAAGTGCGTTCGCTGGCCGCCGAGCTCGACCTGCGCCCCACCAAGCAGCGCGGTCAGAACTTCGTGATCGACCCCAACACGGTGCGCCGCATCGTCCGTGACTCCGCCATCACCGGTGACGACGTCGTCGTCGAGGTGGGTCCCGGGCTGGGGTCCCTGACGCTGGCGCTGCTCGAGGTCGCGGCCCGGGTGGTGGCGATCGAGGTGGACCCCGTCCTCGCGTCCCGGCTGCCGGCGACGGTGGCGGAGTACGCCCCCGAGCGGGTCGACCGCTTCGAGCTCGTGCTGGCCGACGCGATGCGCGTCGACGACGTACCCGGGCCACCGCCGACGGCGCTCGTGGCCAACCTGCCCTACAACGTGTCGGTGCCGGTGCTCCTCCACCTGCTGGCGCTGCTGCCGTCGCTGCAGCACGGACTGGTGATGGTGCAGTCGGAGGTGGCCGACCGGCTGGCCGCCGCGCCCGGGTCGCGCACCTACGGGGTGCCGTCGGTGAAGGCCGCCTGGTACGCCGACGTACGCCGCGCGGGTGCGATCGGCCGCACCGTCTTCTGGCCCGCCCCCAACGTCGACTCCGGGCTGGTCGCGTGGACGCGCCGCGAGCCGCCCACGACCGCGGTGTCCCGCGAGCGGGTGTTCGCGGTCGTCGACGCAGCCTTCGCCCAGCGTCGCAAGGCGTTGCGGGGCGCGCTCCGCGGCGTCGCCGGCTCGGGCGAGGCCGCGACCGCGGCCCTCGAACGGGCCGGCATCGACCCGCTGGCGCGGGGCGAGTCGCTGACGATCGAGGACTTCGTGCGGATCGCCGAGGCCCTGTCGTGA
- a CDS encoding 4-(cytidine 5'-diphospho)-2-C-methyl-D-erythritol kinase, whose product MSAGRSVTVRAPAKINLHLGVGAPREDGFHPLMTVYHAIGLYDDVTVADADDWAVEVSAVGGVDVSAVPLDDSNLVVRAGRALVAHHGVRRAARIRVRKGIPVAGGMAGGSADAAAALVALDRLWDLETSDADLFDLAAGLGSDVPFGLVGGNALGTGRGEVVEQLPGADVPRWWVVVTAPAGLSTPAVYRRFDELSPDAPAEPRAPHRLVAFLSDPADAVAPLLHNDLQPAALDLRPELADVLAAGEAAGALRGLVSGSGPTCVFWCADADAARAVAGVLTEEHGSDRVLVATGAVAGAHVVEYDR is encoded by the coding sequence GTGAGCGCCGGGAGGTCCGTGACGGTCCGCGCGCCCGCCAAGATCAACCTCCACCTCGGCGTGGGCGCGCCGCGCGAGGACGGCTTCCACCCGCTGATGACCGTCTACCACGCCATCGGGCTCTACGACGACGTCACCGTGGCCGACGCCGACGACTGGGCGGTGGAGGTCTCGGCCGTCGGTGGCGTCGACGTCTCCGCGGTGCCGCTCGACGACTCCAACCTCGTGGTCCGTGCCGGCCGCGCGCTGGTCGCCCACCACGGGGTCCGGCGCGCCGCGCGGATCCGGGTGCGCAAGGGGATCCCGGTCGCGGGCGGCATGGCCGGCGGGTCGGCCGACGCAGCCGCAGCACTCGTGGCCCTCGACCGGCTGTGGGACCTGGAGACCTCCGACGCCGACCTGTTCGACCTCGCCGCCGGGCTCGGCAGCGACGTCCCCTTCGGGCTGGTGGGCGGCAACGCGCTCGGCACCGGCCGGGGCGAGGTGGTCGAGCAGCTGCCGGGGGCCGACGTGCCGCGCTGGTGGGTCGTGGTGACGGCGCCCGCCGGCCTCTCCACGCCTGCGGTCTACCGCCGCTTCGACGAGCTCTCACCCGACGCCCCCGCCGAGCCGCGGGCGCCGCACCGGCTGGTCGCCTTCCTGTCCGACCCGGCGGACGCTGTCGCACCACTGCTCCACAACGACCTCCAGCCCGCGGCGCTGGACCTGCGACCCGAGCTGGCCGACGTGCTGGCCGCCGGCGAGGCCGCGGGTGCGCTGCGCGGCCTGGTGTCCGGCTCCGGGCCGACGTGCGTGTTCTGGTGCGCCGACGCCGACGCGGCCCGGGCGGTCGCCGGCGTACTCACCGAGGAGCACGGCAGCGACCGCGTCCTCGTGGCCACCGGAGCGGTCGCGGGCGCCCACGTGGTGGAGTACGACCGATGA